A window of the Diceros bicornis minor isolate mBicDic1 chromosome 28, mDicBic1.mat.cur, whole genome shotgun sequence genome harbors these coding sequences:
- the TMEM141 gene encoding transmembrane protein 141 isoform X1, translating into MVNLGLSRVDDAVAAKHPGLGEYAACQSNAFMKGVFTFITGTGATSGLQMFIQRKFQYPFQWNVLVAVGTYSVPGTPEMHRLPEVTLAPQQGWVPAGWGAGPLVPGIPASWNGTPVLDGSPA; encoded by the exons ATGGTGAACCTGGGCCTGTCCCGGGTGGACGACGCCGTGGCTGCCAAGCACCCG ggACTCGGGGAGTATGCCGCGTGCCAGTCGAACGCCTTCATGAAGGGCGTTTTCACCTTTATCACAG GCACAGGTGCGACCTCTGGCCTGCAGATGTTCATTCAGAGGAAGTTTCAGTACCCCTTTCAGTGGAACGTGCTGGTGGCGGTGGGTACGTACTCTGTGCCTGGGACCCCTGAAATGCACCGGCTGCCAGAGGTGACGCTGGCTCCTCAGCAGGGGTGGGTTCCCGCTGGATGGGGGGCGGGGCCTCTGGTTCCAGGCATCCCTGCCTCCTGGAATGGGACCCCAGTTCTTGATGGCAGCCCTGCGTGA
- the TMEM141 gene encoding transmembrane protein 141 isoform X2 produces MVNLGLSRVDDAVAAKHPGLGEYAACQSNAFMKGVFTFITGTGATSGLQMFIQRKFQYPFQWNVLVAVVAGSVASYWVTRVESQKCSNLWLFLETGQLPKDAGTDRHS; encoded by the exons ATGGTGAACCTGGGCCTGTCCCGGGTGGACGACGCCGTGGCTGCCAAGCACCCG ggACTCGGGGAGTATGCCGCGTGCCAGTCGAACGCCTTCATGAAGGGCGTTTTCACCTTTATCACAG GCACAGGTGCGACCTCTGGCCTGCAGATGTTCATTCAGAGGAAGTTTCAGTACCCCTTTCAGTGGAACGTGCTGGTGGCGGTGG TCGCAGGCTCAGTGGCCAGCTACTGGGTGACGCGAGTGGAGTCGCAGAAATGCAGCAACCTCTGGCTCTTCCTGGAGACGGGGCAGCTCCCCAAAGACGCAGGCACAG ATCGGCACAGCTAG